The following coding sequences are from one Thunnus maccoyii chromosome 17, fThuMac1.1, whole genome shotgun sequence window:
- the LOC121882573 gene encoding A-kinase anchor protein 7-like isoform X4 yields MLLGRVLLNLRSTCSRSICFQKIFAGYERSNWLHQIHFSYYHNVNAFNPFAHRISLKATAQPCLHQVTVSDMQPASISYDKETTAVATDDDDDDDEGGGGNEDVVGQERGVEVEELKRVMMTPDQVDAVSMEVQPEVQDPGSSTLSGSSEKKTKRKTRKEKRKLMKKNLKSAETSDVLMSELPFALTSPTAWKELGFPSQESTQKKRKRKRGDSGGPADSEEDAEKKKKKKKSQRPNYFVSIPITNTQISSAVIEVQEAVLQQEPQLAKAMIPVPTLHITLFVTHLANQEQVDLAATVLSQVEPSLAELLGGRDLVLPFSGISHFRKEVVFVGLAPGQHRHTLDSLAELLRSRFVEQGLLQGDHRGFEPHLTIMKLSRAKLRSQGIKRVDPALYSSYTNRFFGDQKVERVDLCSMLKKKQQDGYYHTETSLQLAAGRLSCSRGSRGKVNNLVL; encoded by the exons ATGCTCCTCGGTCGCGTCCTGCTGAACCTCAGATCGACGTGTTCAAGAAGTATTTGTTTCCAGAAGATTTTTGCCGGTTATGAACGATCAAATTGGCTGCATCAAATTCATTTTAGTTACTATCATAACGTCAACGCGTTTAATCCATTTGCACACCGCATCAGTCTGAAG GCTACAGCACAGCCCTGTCTGCATCAAGTAACCGTGAGTGACATGCAGCCTGCCAGTATCTCCTATGACAAAGAGACCACTGCTGTTGCAAcagatgatgacgatgatgatgacgagggtggtggtggtaatGAGGATGTGGTTGGACAGGAGAGGGGTGTAGAAGTGGAGGAGTTGAAGAGGGTAATGATGACCCCAGACCAGGTGGATGCAGTCAGCATGGAGGTCCAGCCAGAGGTGCAAGACCCTGGATCCTCCACGCTGTCAG GATCAagtgagaaaaagacaaagaggaagacgaggaaggagaagaggaagctgATGAAGAAAAACCTCAAGTCAGCTGAAACTTCGGACGTTTTAATGTCAGAGCTTCCGTTTGCTCTAACCAGCCCCACTGCATGGAAGGAGCTAGGAT TCCCCAGCCAAGAATCAAcccagaagaagagaaagaggaagagaggagacagTGGAGGGCCAGCGGACAGTGAGGAAGatgcagaaaagaagaaaaaaaagaagaagagccAGCGACCCAACTACTTTGTCTCCATTCCTATCACTAACACGCAG ATCAGCTCAGCTGTGATTGAGGTCCAAGAGGCGGTGCTTCAGCAGGAACCCCAATTGGCCAAAGCCATGATCCCTGTTCCAACTCTCCACATCACGCTATTTGTCACTCATCTCGCCAATCAGGAGCAAGTTGACCT GGCGGCGACCGTGCTCTCCCAGGTCGAGCCGTCATTGGCTGAGCTGCTGGGTGGGCGGGATCTGGTGCTGCCCTTCTCAGGGATCAGTCATTTCAGGAAGGAGGTGGTGTTTGTTGGGCTGGCCCCTggacaacacagacacacactggaCAGCCTGGCAG agttGTTGCGCAGCCGTTTTGTGGAGCAGGGTCTTCTGCAAGGAGACCATCGTGGGTTCGAACCCCACCTCACCATCATGAAGCTGTCCAGAGCAAAACTAAGATCTCAG GGTATAAAGCGTGTGGACCCGGCCCTTTACTCCAGCTATACAAACAG GTTTTTCGGAGACCAAAAGGTGGAGCGAGTGGATCTTTGTTCCATGCTGAAAAAGAAGCAACAAGACGGATATTACCACACAGAGACTTCACTACAGCTCG cagctggcagactgagctgcagcaggggaTCTAGAGGCAAAGTAAACAATCTTGTGCTGTAG
- the LOC121882573 gene encoding A-kinase anchor protein 7-like isoform X3: MLLGRVLLNLRSTCSRSICFQKIFAGYERSNWLHQIHFSYYHNVNAFNPFAHRISLKATAQPCLHQVTVSDMQPASISYDKETTAVATDDDDDDDEGGGGNEDVVGQERGVEVEELKRVMMTPDQVDAVSMEVQPEVQDPGSSTLSGSSEKKTKRKTRKEKRKLMKKNLKSAETSDVLMSELPFALTSPTAWKELGFPSQESTQKKRKRKRGDSGGPADSEEDAEKKKKKKKSQRPNYFVSIPITNTQISSAVIEVQEAVLQQEPQLAKAMIPVPTLHITLFVTHLANQEQVDLAATVLSQVEPSLAELLGGRDLVLPFSGISHFRKEVVFVGLAPGQHRHTLDSLAELLRSRFVEQGLLQGDHRGFEPHLTIMKLSRAKLRSQGIKRVDPALYSSYTNRFFGDQKVERVDLCSMLKKKQQDGYYHTETSLQLDLTPLRAKRKPSMCPPRITCRQ; the protein is encoded by the exons ATGCTCCTCGGTCGCGTCCTGCTGAACCTCAGATCGACGTGTTCAAGAAGTATTTGTTTCCAGAAGATTTTTGCCGGTTATGAACGATCAAATTGGCTGCATCAAATTCATTTTAGTTACTATCATAACGTCAACGCGTTTAATCCATTTGCACACCGCATCAGTCTGAAG GCTACAGCACAGCCCTGTCTGCATCAAGTAACCGTGAGTGACATGCAGCCTGCCAGTATCTCCTATGACAAAGAGACCACTGCTGTTGCAAcagatgatgacgatgatgatgacgagggtggtggtggtaatGAGGATGTGGTTGGACAGGAGAGGGGTGTAGAAGTGGAGGAGTTGAAGAGGGTAATGATGACCCCAGACCAGGTGGATGCAGTCAGCATGGAGGTCCAGCCAGAGGTGCAAGACCCTGGATCCTCCACGCTGTCAG GATCAagtgagaaaaagacaaagaggaagacgaggaaggagaagaggaagctgATGAAGAAAAACCTCAAGTCAGCTGAAACTTCGGACGTTTTAATGTCAGAGCTTCCGTTTGCTCTAACCAGCCCCACTGCATGGAAGGAGCTAGGAT TCCCCAGCCAAGAATCAAcccagaagaagagaaagaggaagagaggagacagTGGAGGGCCAGCGGACAGTGAGGAAGatgcagaaaagaagaaaaaaaagaagaagagccAGCGACCCAACTACTTTGTCTCCATTCCTATCACTAACACGCAG ATCAGCTCAGCTGTGATTGAGGTCCAAGAGGCGGTGCTTCAGCAGGAACCCCAATTGGCCAAAGCCATGATCCCTGTTCCAACTCTCCACATCACGCTATTTGTCACTCATCTCGCCAATCAGGAGCAAGTTGACCT GGCGGCGACCGTGCTCTCCCAGGTCGAGCCGTCATTGGCTGAGCTGCTGGGTGGGCGGGATCTGGTGCTGCCCTTCTCAGGGATCAGTCATTTCAGGAAGGAGGTGGTGTTTGTTGGGCTGGCCCCTggacaacacagacacacactggaCAGCCTGGCAG agttGTTGCGCAGCCGTTTTGTGGAGCAGGGTCTTCTGCAAGGAGACCATCGTGGGTTCGAACCCCACCTCACCATCATGAAGCTGTCCAGAGCAAAACTAAGATCTCAG GGTATAAAGCGTGTGGACCCGGCCCTTTACTCCAGCTATACAAACAG GTTTTTCGGAGACCAAAAGGTGGAGCGAGTGGATCTTTGTTCCATGCTGAAAAAGAAGCAACAAGACGGATATTACCACACAGAGACTTCACTACAGCTCG